A single Methylomonas sp. AM2-LC DNA region contains:
- a CDS encoding ATP-binding cassette domain-containing protein produces the protein MTKTACLTIKNLSMVYGEVVIQKSLNFTINRGDIFIIMGGSGCGKSTLLMHLIGLLRPAIGDVFYGTENLWSVTPEERQQLLRHTGVLFQSGALLSSMTLAENVALPLTEHTKLDAERIRDIVEYKLALVGLAGFGDYYPAELSGGMLKRAGLSRAMALDPEMLFFDEPSAGLDPITAKLMDDLIRNLRDHLGATIVMVTHELDSILAIGDNSIFLDSETKTIIASGPPQQLLAESKDPKVQRFLTRDQTTGNYNHAHNRDE, from the coding sequence ATGACAAAGACTGCCTGCCTAACTATTAAAAATCTAAGCATGGTTTATGGCGAGGTGGTAATTCAGAAAAGTCTTAATTTCACCATTAATCGTGGCGATATTTTTATCATTATGGGCGGTAGTGGTTGTGGTAAAAGTACGTTATTAATGCATCTTATTGGTTTATTGCGTCCAGCCATAGGCGATGTGTTTTACGGAACAGAAAATCTGTGGTCTGTTACCCCAGAAGAGCGGCAACAGCTATTACGTCATACTGGGGTGTTATTTCAAAGTGGTGCTTTATTAAGTTCCATGACCCTAGCAGAAAACGTGGCTCTTCCGCTCACTGAACATACCAAACTGGATGCAGAAAGGATTCGTGACATTGTTGAGTATAAACTGGCTCTGGTTGGGTTGGCTGGCTTTGGCGACTATTATCCAGCGGAACTTAGTGGCGGCATGCTAAAGCGCGCTGGTTTATCCAGGGCTATGGCTTTGGATCCAGAAATGTTATTTTTTGATGAACCCTCAGCAGGTCTGGACCCGATTACAGCCAAATTGATGGATGACTTGATCCGTAATCTACGTGATCATTTAGGAGCCACCATTGTAATGGTCACACACGAATTAGACAGTATTCTCGCTATTGGCGATAACTCAATATTTCTGGACAGCGAAACTAAAACCATTATTGCTAGTGGACCACCGCAACAATTGTTGGCTGAGTCTAAGGACCCTAAAGTCCAACGCTTTTTGACCCGCGATCAAACAACTGGGAACTATAATCATGCGCATAACAGAGACGAGTAG
- a CDS encoding ABC transporter permease: MINTATVPCVIQVSVKENNLEAAFVGDWVMRAHIPASQAVYTQLDNASAIKCLVFSTVKLGQWDSLLMTELIRLINHCAKLHISVDTSTLPAGIQGLLSLVYAVPERTDTKHQNEQKQFLVSFGNLALRGAKDAQSIMLFMGELALSFLAWIRGKAHFRLQDFWLYIMQCGPAALPIITLISVLIGMILAFVGAVQLALFGAEIYIADMVGLGMSRDMGGLMAAIIMTGRSSSTFAAELGSMQVNSEIDALKTMGFQPMTFLVLPRMLALTLMLPMLCLYADFMGIAGGAMVTISFFDTPLVQYLDRTMAAVHLKDIAMGVVKCSVYGLLIAMAGCLRGMQCGRSASAVGETTTSAVVTGIVFIVIADAIMTMLSNRLGI, from the coding sequence ATGATTAATACAGCAACAGTTCCGTGTGTAATCCAGGTCAGCGTTAAAGAAAATAACTTGGAAGCCGCCTTTGTAGGTGACTGGGTGATGCGGGCACACATTCCGGCGTCACAAGCCGTCTATACACAGCTGGATAATGCTAGCGCCATTAAATGCTTAGTGTTCTCTACCGTAAAACTTGGCCAATGGGATAGTTTGTTAATGACAGAACTAATCCGTTTGATTAATCACTGTGCAAAACTGCACATAAGTGTGGATACCTCTACCTTGCCAGCAGGCATTCAAGGTTTGTTAAGTTTAGTGTATGCCGTTCCAGAACGGACAGATACAAAACATCAAAATGAACAGAAACAATTCTTGGTAAGCTTTGGTAATTTAGCTTTACGTGGTGCTAAAGACGCACAGTCAATCATGCTGTTTATGGGCGAGTTGGCTTTAAGTTTTTTAGCCTGGATACGTGGCAAAGCCCATTTTCGGCTGCAGGATTTTTGGTTGTATATCATGCAATGCGGCCCCGCTGCTTTGCCCATTATTACCTTGATTAGTGTCTTGATTGGCATGATTCTGGCTTTTGTGGGCGCAGTGCAACTGGCGTTGTTCGGCGCAGAAATTTATATAGCCGATATGGTGGGTTTGGGTATGTCGCGGGATATGGGGGGCTTAATGGCAGCAATTATTATGACCGGGCGCAGTAGTTCCACCTTTGCAGCAGAGTTGGGTTCCATGCAGGTGAATAGCGAAATTGATGCCTTAAAAACGATGGGTTTCCAACCGATGACTTTTTTGGTGTTACCACGCATGTTGGCACTAACGTTAATGTTACCCATGCTCTGTCTCTATGCCGATTTTATGGGGATAGCAGGGGGGGCGATGGTGACAATCAGCTTCTTCGATACTCCCTTGGTGCAATATCTGGATCGCACCATGGCCGCCGTGCATCTTAAAGATATTGCTATGGGGGTGGTCAAATGCTCGGTTTATGGCTTACTGATTGCAATGGCGGGTTGTCTGCGTGGCATGCAATGCGGACGCAGTGCTTCTGCGGTGGGAGAAACGACCACCTCTGCGGTTGTGACCGGTATTGTGTTTATTGTCATTGCTGATGCCATCATGACTATGCTTTCTAATCGGCTGGGCATTTAA
- a CDS encoding lmo0937 family membrane protein, producing the protein MLETIATVLIILWLLGLVSAYTLGGFIHILLVIAVIMIILRIIQGRRVL; encoded by the coding sequence ATGCTTGAAACAATTGCTACTGTTTTAATTATCCTCTGGTTGCTGGGTTTGGTTTCCGCATACACCCTTGGTGGTTTTATTCACATTTTGCTGGTAATTGCAGTCATCATGATTATTCTACGTATTATTCAAGGACGTCGTGTGCTCTAG
- a CDS encoding glucoamylase family protein produces MVKRRQRRNKTRVSHPGGTETPIRFELFSTERLEQHATSLALAQKVCNFKTTQRLIPRVRENALVLFEAYKSVANTVRQQHAITPAAEWLLDNFHIIEEQVGNIHVDLPESYYQELPKLSEGFLAGFPRVYGIVWALVAHTDSRFSPELLTQFITEYQKTTPLGLGELWAIPITLRVLLIENLRRLAVSIMRSQSGRQLADEFVNEVEQIASGNDSVDPVIPLAVLPTAVLRQAYAVQILLRSHDPHPAVMLPLDFMNDWLLEQGLSREELVHLEHAEQIADNQTVRNIITSMRAISAFEWSDFVEEVSQVDACLRMHAAYSGMDFLTRDRYRHAIEELARRSLHSELEIAQQVMQKLHNSPLPVEYRNRLLEPGYYLIGPGRFAFEHDLGYRPSIKQRVLRSYVTDSGLAYLASLAVLTSLLLAWPLLAGSSAQLSSMLLFMLALCSIIPVSDITIGLFNQLIIAGLPPRHLPRLELKTGVPVALSTFVVVPTMFVYAAEVLNQVKQMEIRYLSNPDGAVYFALLSDWLDADEESLPNDAGLLQVAVTAVAALNVKYGVERFFVFQRKRLWNPSEAKWMGWERKRGKLHEFNRLLRGATNTSFLSAVDGVPSTLPTGVCYVITLDADTKLPMGVVPQLVGVAAHPLNTPVFDPVKQRIVDGFGILQPRITPTLPLRREHSMYHQLFAGAAGADAYASAVSELYQDLFGQSTYSGKGLYHVDSFEAALAGRVPDNTQLSHDLFESIYARCALVSDIEFFDEFPSHIEVAASREHRWTRGDWQLLPWIFGAYGCQLPLIGRWKMLDNLRRSLSAPAAFIALVFAWVVPQSPQALLVSLVLISLAIPAILACTKGFSLPKRGVAMSTHMRNIADNLLWAMANSLVALTFLVEHAWLMTDAIICTLIRLLITRKRLLKWVTALQAKNNSDHALKKLILPMGRSTAVVLVVAFAIGLFNADAIVNAAPILILWLLAPIVARILSLPPSLDGTEEMHGDDEQKLRLIGRRIWRFFTTFVTAQEHFLPPDNYQEDPQGVIAHRSSPTNFGLYLLSVVAARDFGWIGLLDSVERLEATLTTLQSLPRLNGHFYNWYDTSNLNILQPAYISTVDSGNLAGHLLTLIETCRETLRSPLTLSRALPGLIDVHTLLSKQLAQISDNRRTQNVTLKELRQKTQVLGDLLQTQAFDAQSWSELWRQLPIAADNLMDMATAYAAERGDSEDSEVLIWAGLLCKDVRSHARDIDNLLPWINCTRQFDNILPLSSSVDPVTAWWKQATLDIPLQELASFYSQAQAVIQLANPAPLSDLKALAKLRRAVEQVTGLVNRLQNMIVLLEALFHAMDFRFLYDSERHMFSIGYRVIEGIIDPSYYDLLASEARLASLIAIAKREVPSNHWFHLGRRVTRAAHGTVLLSWSGSMFEYLMPSLVTFTPRYSLLDQTCRLVIKRQIEYGKECNIPWGVSESAFNGRDIALTYQYSAFGVPGLGMKRGLGEDRVIAPYATALAAMYLPHAAVENFERLEKQGALGAYGFYEALDYTPIRLEEGQTVAIVRCYMAHHQGMSLIAFANTVHDGSMRHRFHNAALIQSADLLLQERVPRTADTNSLPLFQAMAEIKEVVQSPIRRAPSPMSATPSTQLLSNGNYAVMITGSGSGYSQWRNLAVTRWREDVTRDAWGSYLYLRDVADGQVWSAGYQPTCAIPDRYEVDFVEDRARIVRSDHGIFTHLEIVVSPEDDAEIRRLSLTNNSLHTREIDITSYAEIVLTTLSADTAHPAFSNLFIQTEYKPHIHGLLAQRRQRTATEPEIWAAHILSGSQAHNGMQYETDRARFIGRGQNLRAPVAIMDGRPLSNTVGAVLDPIFSLRTRVILEPGATEHLSFTTLVAPTRQAVEELAIKYHNPVAWERVSALAWTHAQVQLHHLHAKPEEAQLFQYLANRMIYADPSLRAMNKLTLNNALNVTRLWRYGISGDRPIVLLRVKELEDRRIVEQLLCAHEYWRIKGLSVDLVILNEKEISYIEDLQTLIENMVRENQSRSTPHAHVSQGTIFVLRLDQLSADELQLLKTAARAVLVSNRGSLAEQLLRHPRPQAAFIVPKQRVAETENSPLTLPTLEFFNGLGGFTEEGNEYVIILDKGQWTPMPWINVIANPDFGFMVTETGATCTWSGNSRENLLTPWSNDPVSDPSGEIFYIRDEQTLEVWCPTALPIRIDNSSYVISHGQGYSRFEHASHGIHSELLQFVSPVDPVKISRLTLKNINGHSRELRITAYVEWVLGSNRTVTATHILSERDEETGALLASNPWDADFGQRVAFADLNGMQTSWTANRTEFIGRNGSLDAPAGLMGGKTLKNRLSAGQDPCAALQTVIHLAPHAEIEIVFLLGQGKDREQAVELVKYYRQTKSVTVLTLVQDSWQAILGKVQVKTPDRELDLLLNRWLLYQTLSCRLWARAGFYQLGGAFGFRDQLQDCMALAVTRPDLMRQHLLYAAQRQFLAGDVQHWWHPPTGRGVRTHFSDDRLWLPYAVTHYIKVTGDSNILNTPLHFLEGPELAPEREDHYFQPDQSAQQATLYEHCVRAVNISMSIGEHGLPLIGSGDWNDGMNRVGYEGKGESVWLAWFLMTTIAEFIEHVDAQGELETAERWRKHVGLMQLAIETASWDGAWYRRAFFDDGTPLGSAANAECRIDSIAQSWAVISGVANSEHAERAMLSVKEYLVRYGDDLILLFTPPFNKTEHDPGYIKGYPPGVRENGGQYTHAAIWSVIAFAMLGEGDQAVELLRMLNPIKRTTTRTGVYAYKVEPYVLAADIYAEPPHVRRGGWTWYTGAAGWFYRAGLEFVLGFQVRGEQLILSPCIPKTWTEYSICYQHKTSRYDIKVENPNAVSRGIARIELDGQEVAGHSIALQDDGQVHRVRVVLGDI; encoded by the coding sequence ATGGTGAAGCGCAGGCAGCGTAGAAACAAAACTAGAGTCAGTCATCCTGGTGGTACGGAAACGCCCATCCGCTTTGAGCTATTTAGCACCGAGCGGCTGGAACAGCATGCCACCAGTTTGGCTCTGGCACAAAAAGTTTGTAATTTTAAAACCACCCAGCGTTTGATTCCCAGAGTGCGTGAGAACGCATTGGTATTATTCGAAGCTTATAAGTCGGTTGCCAACACCGTACGTCAACAGCATGCCATCACCCCTGCAGCAGAATGGTTACTTGATAATTTCCATATTATCGAAGAACAAGTTGGAAATATCCATGTTGATTTACCGGAAAGTTATTATCAGGAGTTGCCCAAGTTAAGCGAAGGCTTTCTAGCGGGTTTTCCCAGAGTCTATGGCATAGTTTGGGCTTTAGTCGCACATACGGACAGCCGCTTTTCACCGGAATTGTTGACCCAATTTATTACCGAATATCAGAAAACCACGCCACTTGGACTGGGTGAATTATGGGCTATACCTATTACCTTACGCGTATTATTAATTGAGAATCTGCGTCGTTTGGCAGTGAGTATCATGCGTTCGCAATCAGGCCGGCAATTGGCAGATGAATTTGTTAATGAAGTAGAGCAGATAGCCTCAGGTAACGATAGTGTCGATCCCGTCATACCGTTGGCAGTATTGCCGACTGCAGTCTTGCGTCAAGCCTATGCAGTACAGATTCTACTTCGTTCGCACGATCCGCATCCAGCTGTCATGCTGCCGTTGGATTTTATGAATGACTGGTTGCTCGAACAGGGCTTAAGCCGTGAAGAATTAGTGCATCTGGAACATGCCGAGCAAATAGCGGATAATCAGACGGTACGCAACATCATTACCAGTATGCGCGCCATTTCGGCTTTCGAATGGTCCGATTTTGTGGAAGAGGTTAGTCAGGTAGATGCGTGTCTACGCATGCATGCCGCATATTCGGGTATGGATTTTCTGACTAGAGACCGTTATCGACATGCCATTGAGGAACTTGCCAGACGCTCATTGCATTCGGAATTAGAAATTGCACAGCAGGTCATGCAAAAGTTACACAACTCACCATTACCTGTTGAGTATCGAAATCGGTTATTGGAACCCGGCTATTATTTGATCGGACCTGGCCGTTTTGCCTTCGAACACGATCTGGGATATCGACCTTCGATAAAACAAAGAGTGCTGCGCAGTTATGTTACAGATTCTGGTCTTGCCTATCTGGCCAGTCTGGCTGTATTGACCTCATTGTTGTTAGCCTGGCCTTTATTGGCAGGCAGTAGTGCACAGTTAAGTAGCATGCTGTTGTTTATGCTGGCTTTGTGCAGCATTATTCCCGTATCAGATATTACCATTGGTTTATTTAATCAGTTGATTATAGCTGGACTGCCACCTCGCCATCTGCCGCGACTTGAATTAAAAACGGGGGTACCGGTTGCTTTGAGCACCTTTGTGGTAGTACCCACTATGTTTGTGTACGCGGCTGAAGTTCTTAATCAGGTTAAACAGATGGAAATCCGCTATCTGTCAAATCCTGATGGTGCTGTGTATTTTGCGCTGTTATCAGACTGGCTGGATGCGGATGAAGAATCACTGCCAAATGATGCTGGTTTGCTACAGGTCGCTGTAACCGCAGTTGCAGCCCTGAATGTGAAATACGGCGTAGAACGGTTTTTTGTGTTTCAACGCAAGCGTTTATGGAATCCGAGCGAAGCCAAGTGGATGGGTTGGGAACGCAAACGTGGCAAACTCCACGAGTTTAATCGTTTGTTGCGTGGCGCTACCAATACTTCATTTTTGTCCGCTGTTGATGGTGTGCCAAGTACATTACCAACGGGTGTGTGTTACGTCATTACCCTGGATGCTGATACCAAACTACCCATGGGTGTCGTTCCACAATTGGTAGGTGTAGCTGCGCATCCTTTGAACACTCCGGTGTTCGATCCGGTTAAGCAGCGTATTGTCGATGGTTTTGGCATACTGCAGCCGCGTATTACCCCCACCTTGCCGTTGCGTCGTGAACACTCTATGTATCACCAGCTGTTTGCTGGCGCGGCTGGTGCCGATGCTTATGCCAGTGCGGTTTCCGAGCTTTATCAGGATTTATTCGGTCAGAGTACATACAGCGGTAAGGGTTTATATCATGTAGATAGTTTTGAAGCTGCGCTTGCAGGCAGAGTGCCAGACAATACGCAATTGAGTCATGATTTGTTCGAAAGTATTTATGCGCGTTGTGCATTAGTGAGTGATATCGAATTTTTTGATGAATTTCCTTCACATATAGAAGTGGCCGCTTCACGTGAACATCGTTGGACGCGCGGTGACTGGCAATTATTACCCTGGATATTTGGCGCTTACGGTTGTCAGTTGCCTCTCATCGGTCGTTGGAAGATGCTGGATAATTTACGGCGTTCTTTGTCGGCCCCCGCCGCTTTTATCGCACTGGTGTTCGCTTGGGTTGTGCCACAGTCACCACAGGCATTATTGGTTAGTCTAGTGCTGATCTCTTTAGCCATACCGGCCATTTTAGCCTGTACCAAAGGTTTTTCTTTGCCAAAACGCGGCGTTGCCATGTCTACGCATATGCGCAATATTGCCGATAATCTGTTGTGGGCAATGGCAAATAGTTTAGTGGCTCTCACCTTTTTGGTAGAGCATGCCTGGTTAATGACTGATGCTATTATCTGCACTCTGATAAGGCTATTGATTACCAGAAAACGATTATTAAAATGGGTGACTGCTTTACAAGCTAAGAACAATAGTGATCATGCCCTGAAAAAACTCATTCTGCCCATGGGGCGCTCTACTGCTGTGGTGTTAGTAGTTGCTTTTGCAATAGGGCTGTTTAATGCCGATGCCATAGTGAATGCCGCTCCGATTTTAATCTTATGGTTATTGGCACCCATCGTGGCGCGGATTTTGAGTCTGCCGCCCAGTCTGGATGGAACGGAAGAAATGCATGGGGATGATGAACAAAAACTGCGTTTGATCGGCAGACGTATATGGCGATTCTTCACCACCTTTGTCACGGCACAGGAACACTTTTTACCGCCGGATAATTATCAGGAAGATCCGCAAGGAGTGATAGCTCATCGCAGTTCCCCGACTAATTTCGGACTCTATTTGTTATCTGTAGTGGCTGCTCGCGATTTTGGCTGGATTGGCCTGCTTGACAGCGTGGAGCGTTTGGAAGCCACCTTGACTACTCTGCAGAGTTTACCAAGGCTCAATGGCCATTTTTACAATTGGTACGATACCAGTAATTTAAATATTCTTCAGCCCGCTTACATCTCAACCGTCGACAGCGGTAATCTGGCTGGGCATTTGCTCACCTTGATAGAAACGTGTCGGGAAACCTTGCGTAGTCCATTGACGCTTTCCCGAGCTTTGCCAGGTTTGATAGATGTGCATACTCTGCTTAGTAAACAATTGGCGCAAATCAGTGATAATCGCAGAACGCAGAATGTGACTCTCAAAGAGTTACGCCAAAAAACGCAGGTGTTGGGTGATTTGTTACAGACGCAGGCATTTGATGCGCAAAGTTGGAGTGAGTTATGGCGGCAACTGCCGATCGCTGCCGACAATTTGATGGATATGGCGACAGCCTATGCTGCCGAGCGTGGGGATAGCGAAGACAGTGAAGTGCTGATCTGGGCAGGCTTGCTATGCAAAGATGTGCGTTCACATGCGCGCGATATAGACAATCTGTTACCTTGGATAAATTGTACTCGTCAGTTTGACAATATACTACCACTCTCCAGTTCAGTCGATCCTGTTACAGCGTGGTGGAAACAAGCTACTTTGGATATACCGTTGCAAGAGTTAGCTAGCTTTTATTCACAAGCACAGGCAGTTATACAGTTGGCAAACCCAGCGCCATTGTCAGACCTGAAAGCACTGGCTAAATTGCGGCGTGCTGTCGAACAGGTGACAGGGCTTGTTAATCGTTTGCAGAATATGATCGTATTGTTGGAAGCGTTATTTCATGCCATGGATTTTCGCTTTCTTTATGATAGTGAACGCCACATGTTTTCTATTGGTTATCGTGTAATTGAAGGTATAATTGATCCTAGTTACTACGATCTTCTGGCTTCTGAAGCGCGACTTGCCAGCCTGATTGCCATTGCCAAGCGCGAGGTTCCAAGCAACCACTGGTTTCATTTGGGTCGCCGTGTTACCCGCGCTGCGCATGGTACCGTGTTACTGTCCTGGTCAGGTTCGATGTTCGAATATCTGATGCCGTCTTTGGTTACCTTTACACCCCGTTACAGTTTACTGGATCAAACTTGCCGATTGGTAATTAAACGCCAGATAGAATACGGTAAGGAATGTAATATTCCCTGGGGAGTTTCCGAATCCGCTTTCAATGGTCGCGATATCGCTCTTACTTATCAATATTCAGCTTTTGGCGTACCGGGTTTGGGTATGAAACGGGGGCTGGGCGAAGATCGAGTCATTGCACCCTATGCTACTGCCCTGGCGGCCATGTATTTACCACATGCTGCAGTCGAGAATTTTGAGCGTTTAGAAAAGCAGGGTGCTTTAGGTGCTTATGGTTTTTATGAAGCGCTGGACTATACCCCCATTCGTCTCGAAGAAGGTCAGACGGTAGCGATAGTGCGATGCTATATGGCCCATCATCAGGGAATGTCGTTAATTGCCTTTGCTAATACAGTTCATGACGGCTCCATGCGACATCGCTTTCATAACGCCGCTTTAATTCAGTCTGCAGACTTATTATTACAGGAGCGCGTACCGAGAACCGCTGACACCAATAGTTTACCTTTGTTCCAGGCCATGGCCGAAATTAAGGAAGTAGTACAAAGCCCCATTCGACGTGCTCCATCGCCAATGTCTGCTACCCCATCTACGCAACTACTGTCGAATGGCAATTATGCTGTCATGATCACCGGTTCAGGATCGGGTTACAGTCAGTGGCGAAATCTGGCAGTAACGCGTTGGCGGGAAGATGTAACCCGTGATGCCTGGGGTAGTTACCTTTATCTGAGAGATGTAGCCGATGGTCAGGTTTGGTCAGCCGGTTACCAGCCAACCTGTGCCATTCCAGACCGATACGAAGTCGATTTTGTTGAAGATCGCGCACGTATTGTACGTAGTGATCATGGTATTTTTACCCATCTGGAAATCGTGGTTTCACCAGAAGACGATGCAGAAATCCGGCGTTTGAGTTTGACTAATAATAGTTTGCATACACGGGAAATTGATATTACCTCATATGCGGAGATTGTGCTTACCACGCTATCCGCAGATACTGCTCATCCGGCCTTTTCCAATCTATTTATACAGACGGAATACAAACCACACATCCACGGTTTGCTAGCGCAACGCAGACAAAGAACGGCAACAGAGCCTGAGATTTGGGCTGCGCATATCCTGTCGGGTAGTCAAGCACATAACGGTATGCAATACGAAACCGACCGCGCCCGCTTTATTGGGCGCGGACAAAATCTGCGCGCACCTGTTGCCATTATGGATGGTCGGCCGCTGAGTAATACGGTTGGTGCAGTACTCGATCCCATCTTTAGTCTGCGCACCCGAGTGATTCTCGAACCGGGTGCAACGGAACATCTAAGCTTTACGACACTGGTTGCACCAACCCGGCAGGCAGTAGAAGAACTGGCGATTAAATATCACAATCCGGTCGCTTGGGAACGCGTTTCGGCTTTAGCCTGGACACATGCACAAGTACAACTGCATCATTTGCATGCAAAACCGGAAGAAGCGCAATTGTTTCAGTATTTGGCTAATCGTATGATTTATGCCGATCCTTCGTTACGCGCCATGAATAAATTGACGCTTAATAATGCCTTGAATGTTACCCGCTTATGGCGTTATGGTATTTCCGGTGATCGGCCAATCGTTTTGCTGCGTGTTAAAGAACTTGAAGATCGCCGTATTGTAGAGCAATTATTATGCGCCCATGAGTATTGGCGCATTAAAGGCCTTAGTGTCGATCTAGTGATATTAAACGAAAAAGAAATCTCCTATATTGAGGATTTACAGACCTTAATAGAAAATATGGTGCGTGAAAATCAGTCGCGGTCAACACCGCATGCACACGTAAGTCAAGGTACGATTTTCGTTCTGCGCTTGGATCAGCTCTCCGCTGATGAGCTGCAACTGTTAAAAACTGCCGCGCGAGCAGTGCTGGTCAGTAATCGTGGTAGCTTGGCTGAACAATTATTAAGACATCCGCGCCCGCAAGCGGCCTTTATCGTACCCAAACAGCGGGTTGCAGAAACTGAAAATTCACCATTAACTTTGCCGACACTGGAATTCTTTAATGGTCTGGGTGGCTTTACAGAAGAGGGAAATGAATACGTCATTATCCTTGATAAAGGGCAATGGACACCCATGCCCTGGATTAACGTCATCGCTAATCCAGATTTTGGTTTCATGGTTACTGAAACCGGGGCTACCTGTACATGGTCTGGGAACAGCCGTGAAAATCTATTGACTCCTTGGTCCAATGATCCGGTCAGTGATCCCTCGGGTGAAATATTTTATATTCGCGATGAACAGACTTTAGAAGTCTGGTGTCCCACCGCTTTGCCCATTCGTATCGATAACAGCAGTTATGTGATTAGTCATGGTCAGGGCTATAGTCGTTTCGAGCATGCATCGCACGGTATACACAGTGAGTTATTACAATTTGTTAGCCCGGTTGATCCGGTCAAAATTTCGCGCTTAACGCTAAAAAATATTAATGGTCATAGTCGAGAGTTAAGAATTACTGCGTATGTAGAATGGGTGTTAGGTAGCAACCGCACAGTGACAGCAACGCATATCCTTTCTGAGCGTGATGAGGAGACTGGTGCTCTACTTGCCAGTAATCCTTGGGATGCTGACTTTGGACAACGCGTCGCCTTTGCGGATTTGAATGGCATGCAAACTAGCTGGACTGCCAATCGGACCGAATTTATTGGTCGTAATGGTAGTCTCGACGCACCTGCTGGTTTGATGGGGGGCAAGACTCTAAAGAATCGGTTGAGTGCAGGCCAAGACCCGTGCGCTGCTTTGCAAACCGTAATTCATTTGGCGCCACATGCCGAGATTGAAATCGTTTTTCTGCTGGGGCAGGGCAAAGATCGTGAACAAGCAGTAGAACTGGTCAAGTATTATCGTCAAACCAAGTCAGTTACCGTTCTAACGCTGGTGCAGGACTCCTGGCAGGCTATATTGGGAAAAGTACAGGTTAAAACCCCGGATCGTGAGCTGGATCTGCTTTTAAACCGCTGGCTGCTCTACCAAACGTTAAGTTGTCGATTATGGGCCAGAGCGGGCTTTTATCAACTGGGAGGGGCTTTTGGATTTCGAGATCAATTGCAGGATTGTATGGCTTTGGCGGTTACTCGCCCTGATTTGATGCGTCAGCATCTACTGTATGCTGCACAACGGCAGTTTTTAGCTGGTGATGTTCAACATTGGTGGCATCCGCCCACCGGGCGCGGGGTAAGAACGCATTTCTCAGATGATAGACTGTGGTTGCCCTATGCTGTTACGCACTATATCAAAGTCACTGGCGATAGTAATATACTCAATACGCCTTTGCATTTTCTGGAGGGTCCTGAACTTGCGCCAGAACGGGAAGATCATTATTTTCAACCGGATCAGTCAGCTCAGCAAGCGACTCTATACGAACATTGTGTACGTGCTGTGAATATTAGTATGAGCATCGGCGAACATGGTTTGCCGTTAATAGGTAGTGGCGACTGGAATGATGGTATGAATCGTGTCGGCTACGAGGGTAAGGGAGAAAGTGTCTGGTTAGCGTGGTTTTTGATGACGACCATTGCTGAATTTATCGAACATGTTGATGCGCAGGGCGAATTAGAAACTGCCGAGCGCTGGCGTAAACATGTGGGTCTCATGCAGCTCGCTATCGAAACCGCCAGTTGGGATGGCGCCTGGTATCGGCGTGCCTTTTTTGATGATGGTACGCCCTTGGGTTCCGCGGCCAATGCTGAATGCCGGATCGATTCCATCGCGCAAAGTTGGGCGGTGATCTCAGGCGTTGCTAATTCCGAACACGCTGAACGTGCCATGCTGTCGGTGAAAGAATATTTGGTAAGGTATGGCGATGATTTAATTTTATTGTTTACGCCGCCTTTTAACAAGACAGAGCACGACCCCGGTTATATCAAAGGTTACCCACCTGGCGTTCGTGAGAACGGCGGGCAATATACGCATGCGGCTATCTGGTCGGTGATTGCGTTTGCCATGCTGGGCGAGGGTGATCAGGCTGTGGAACTGTTACGTATGTTAAATCCGATTAAACGCACCACTACGCGTACCGGAGTGTATGCCTATAAAGTAGAACCTTATGTGTTGGCGGCTGATATTTATGCTGAACCACCGCATGTACGCCGAGGCGGCTGGACTTGGTACACCGGTGCGGCCGGCTGGTTCTACCGTGCCGGATTGGAATTTGTACTTGGTTTTCAGGTGCGTGGCGAGCAACTGATTTTAAGTCCGTGTATTCCCAAAACTTGGACGGAATACAGTATTTGTTACCAGCACAAAACCAGCCGCTATGACATTAAGGTGGAAAATCCAAATGCTGTATCTCGCGGTATTGCCCGAATCGAACTGGATGGGCAGGAGGTTGCTGGACATAGTATAGCTTTGCAAGATGACGGTCAGGTACATCGGGTAAGGGTGGTGTTGGGTGACATATAA
- a CDS encoding DUF3309 family protein, translating to MSTGNILLLVIVLLLVGVNPVWPHSRTWGYAPSSSMGILLLLVLVLILMGRV from the coding sequence ATGTCAACAGGCAACATTTTACTTTTAGTTATTGTATTGCTGCTGGTGGGTGTTAATCCGGTCTGGCCGCATAGTCGTACCTGGGGATATGCCCCCAGTAGCAGTATGGGAATTCTGCTGCTTTTAGTGCTGGTTCTGATCTTGATGGGCAGGGTTTAA